The Prosthecobacter vanneervenii genomic sequence TCGCGCTGAACCGCAGCATGATCCCGCTGGGGAGCTGCACGATGAAGCTGAACGCTGCGGCGGAAATGATGCCGCTGAGCTGGCCGGAGGTGAACGGGCTGCACCCCTTTGTGCCGGCTGATCAGTCCGAGGGGTATCGCTCGATGTTCCATGATCTGGAGGCCTGGCTGGCTGAGTGTACGGGCTTTGACGCGGTATCTCTGCAGCCAAATGCAGGCTCTCAAGGCGAGTATGCCGGGCTGCTGGCGATCAAGCGCTTTCACGCGGCGCGGGGGGAAGGCCACCGCGATGTGTGCCTCATTCCCACCTCGGCGCATGGCACCAATCCGGCCAGTGCTGTGATGTGCGGCTTCAAGGTGGTGGCAGTGACATGCGACAACCAGGGCAACATCTCGGTGGATGATTTGAAGGCGAAGCTGGAGGCAAACAAGGACAAGGTGGCCGCGCTGATGGTGACGTATCCCTCCACGCACGGCGTGTTTGAGGAGTCGATCGTGGAGATCTGCCGCCTGGTGCATGATCATGGTGGCCAGGTCTACATGGACGGCGCCAACATGAACGCGCAGGTGGGGCTGACCTCGCCGGGGCGGATCGGGGCGGACGTGTGCCATTTGAACCTGCACAAGACCTTCTGCATCCCGCATGGCGGTGGCGGGCCGGGCGTAGGGCCCATCGCGGTGGCGGCGCATCTGCGGCCGCACCTGCCGGGGCATCACACCTGGGCGGCGGAACGTCAGGAAGGTGCGGTGTGCTCCGCACCGTGGGGCAGCGCCAGCATCTGCACCATCTCATGGATGTATGTCGCGATGATGGGGCCGCGTCTGGTCGATGCGACCAAGAACGCGATCCTCAACGCCAACTACGTGGCGAAGAAACTGGAGGACTGCTTCCCAACACTGTACAAAGGAGCCAAGGGACTGGTGGCGCACGAGTGCATTCTGGATTTCAGCCATTTCCACAAAGTGACGGTCGAGGATGTGGCGAAGCGGCTGATGGATTTTGGTTATCACGCGCCGACGATGAGCTGGCCAGTGGCGGGCACGCTCATGATTGAGCCGACGGAGAGCGAGAGCCTGGCCGAGCTGGATCGTTTCTGCGAGGCGATGCGGTGCATTCATGAGGAAATGATCGGGGTGGAAAGCGGCAGCTATCACCCTACGGACAACACGCTGAAGCAGGCACCGCACACGGCGGCGTCGGTGGTGAAGAGCGAATGGCCGCACGCCTACACGCGCGAGGCCGCCGCCTTCCCGCTGCCGTGGGTACAGGAGGCCAAATACTGGCCACCGGTGTCGCGCATCGACAATGTGTACGGCGACCGCCATCTCATCTGCACCTGCGTGAGCGTGGAAGAAGCGGCTGCAAGTTGAAGAGACATGCGTCGTTTCACGGCGCATGAAGTTTCTCCTGCAGGTCGTCCTAGCCACTCTCGTGTTCGTCTCCAGCGCCAACGCTGCAGGCGCTCCGCGTCCGAACATTCTCTTCATCATCTTTGATGACTGGGGCTGGCAGCATGCAGGTGCGTATGGCTGCGAGTGGGTGAAGACGCCGAACTTTGACCGTGTGGCGAAAGAGGGCGTGCTGTTTAAAAACGCCTTCACCTCGAATCCGAAGTGCAGCCCGTGTCGTGCCACGATCCTGACCGGGCGCAATACCTGGCAGCTGGAGGAGGCGGTGTGTCACGGGGGGCTGTTTCCTTCGAAGTTTGCGGTGTATCCGGACCTGCTGGAGAGGAGCGGCTACAGCGTGGGCCTGACCGGCAAGGGATGGGGACCGGGTGAGTTCAAGCTGGATGGACGTACGCGAAATCCTGCGGGGCCGGCGTTTGACCAGTTCACGCAGAAGCCGCCGACGAAGGGGATCGCGACCACAGATTATCCGCGCAACTTTGAGGCCTTCCTGACGCAGCGGGACAAGGCCCAGCCTTTCTGTTTTTGGATGGGCTTTAAGGAGCCACACCGTGGCTATGAACTCGACTCTGGTGTGCGGATGGGCAAAAAGCTGGAAGAGGTGAAGGTGCCCGGCTATCTGCCGGACAATGCGACGGTGCGCGGAGACATGGCCGACTATGCGGTCGAGGTGGAGTGGGGAGACCTGCAGATCGGGCGTGCGCTGGAAGTGCTGGAGAAGTCCGGGCTGCTGGAAGATACGCTGGTGATCGTGACCTCGGATCACGGCATGCCTTTCCCACGTGTGAAGGGGCAGATTTATGAAGACGGCTACCATCTGCCACTGGCCATGCGCTGGGGGAAGGGGATCAAGCCGGGACGAGTGGTGGAGGATTTTATCAATGTGCGAGATCTGGCGCCGACGTATCTGGAACTCGCAGGGCTGCCGAAGCATGAACAGATGAGCGGCAGCAGTCTGGCGGGCATCCTGCGCAGCGAGAAGAGCGGCTTTGTGGAAGACCGCAAGATCATGCTGACGGGCAAGGAGCGGCATGATCTGGGGAGGCCGAATGACTGGGGCTACCCTGTGCGCGCGATCCGCACGCCGGAGTTTTTCTACAGCCACAACTACCACCCCGAGCGCTGGCCTGCGTGCAATCCTGAAACGGGCTACGGCAACTGCGACGACGGGCCGACGAAGTCATGGATCGTGGAGAACAAGGGGCTCTACTATGACCTGGCGTTCAACTACCGGCCGGAGGAGGAGCTCTACGACATGGTCAAAGATCCCGAGTGTCTGAAGAATCTGGCGAAGGAGCCGCAGTATGCTGCGAAGAAGCAGGAGCTGCGTGCGAAGCTGGAAGCGATGTTGAAGGACGAGAAAGATCCGCGTGCGCTGGGCAACGAGGCCATCTTTGACACCTACAAGTATCTGGGCAACCGCAGCAAGAAAGGGTATGCGGAGTGGGAGGCGAAGCAGCGCGGCGTGCCACTGCCTGAGGCGCCGAAGGGAAAGAAGGGAGCTGATGAGTGAACGCGCCCGACTAGGCGAGACTCATGAGATGAACTCATATGCCGCTGCATAACAGCGCCGAGAGCTCCCGGTGCTGCATGTGAGTGTGAAAGGTACGTGCGTATTGCAGGCAGGAGTGCCTGCATCACTTGGTGGCGTCGCCTTGTTTTGGTGCTTCGGGTGGGCGGCGGAATTTGCTGGTGCCGGAGTCCGTGGCGGTGCCGGGAGTGAATGAAGGCCTGCCTGCTTTGCCTTTGCGCTCCTGCATGGCCTTCATGGCGGCGGCTTTTTCATCGGGGTCGAGGACACCGTTTTTATTGGCATCGAAGCGCTGCAAAATCATTTCCTGCATGGGGCCTTTGCCCGGGCCGCCTTTGGCTCCGGGGGCACCGCCTTTGCGCTCCTGCATGGCTTTCATGGCGGCGGCTTTTTCATCGGGATCGAGAACGCCGTTTTTATTGGCGTCAAACTTCTGCAGGGCCAGCTGCTGCATCTTCTCGCGGTAGTCGCCGCCTGCGCCTCCGGCACCAGGGCGCTGTTTGGGGGCGTCTTCGGCCTGGGTCAGTGAGGCGAAGGTGGAAAGAGCGAGCAGGAAGGCGGAGAGGGCTTTCATGGCGGGTGGTGTGGATTAGGGGTTAAACAGAGGGGGGCGGGAAAGTTTCGTGCATCTTTTCCATGCGGCCCAGCTTGCCTTTGGGCGGGGTGCCTTTAGTTTGAGAGCGGGTCGGTCGGAGTGATCGCCGGTGTGCTGCCGCAAGGCAGGGCGCTGGAGGAAAGTCCGGACACCACAGGGCAGCATGCCACGTGAAAGCGTGGGGGCTGCGGTGCAAGCCGCGGTCACAGACAGTGTCACAGAAAACAAACCGCCTGCGTGAAAGCGCGGGCAAGGGTGAAAAGGCGGGGTAAGAGCCCACCGCCCCGACCGCGAGGAAGGGGGCACGACAAACCTCATGCGGTGCAAGACAGAACAGGAGAAACGGCCCGCCTGGCCGCAAGTCCCGAAAGGGATGGATAGCTCCGGGTAATAGTCGCACCACTGCGCGAGCAGGGGCGGGCTGGTCTTCCAGCCTGACAGATAAATGATCATGACCGTGTGCCGCAAGGCGTGCGGAGACAGAATCCGGCTTATGAGGGCCGATCCACAATGAAGGCGTCGGGAGAAATCCCGGCGCCTTCGCCTTTGGGGGGCAGGTCACTCCTCCGGGGGCATTTTGCCGAGTTTGCGCTGGAGGGTGCGGCGGTCGATGCCGAGAGCTTCGGCGGTGTGGGAGATATTGCCCGAGCAGTCGTGCAGCACGCGCTGGATGTGCTCCCACTCGATGCGGGCGAGGC encodes the following:
- a CDS encoding EF-hand domain-containing protein, with product MKALSAFLLALSTFASLTQAEDAPKQRPGAGGAGGDYREKMQQLALQKFDANKNGVLDPDEKAAAMKAMQERKGGAPGAKGGPGKGPMQEMILQRFDANKNGVLDPDEKAAAMKAMQERKGKAGRPSFTPGTATDSGTSKFRRPPEAPKQGDATK
- a CDS encoding sulfatase family protein gives rise to the protein MKFLLQVVLATLVFVSSANAAGAPRPNILFIIFDDWGWQHAGAYGCEWVKTPNFDRVAKEGVLFKNAFTSNPKCSPCRATILTGRNTWQLEEAVCHGGLFPSKFAVYPDLLERSGYSVGLTGKGWGPGEFKLDGRTRNPAGPAFDQFTQKPPTKGIATTDYPRNFEAFLTQRDKAQPFCFWMGFKEPHRGYELDSGVRMGKKLEEVKVPGYLPDNATVRGDMADYAVEVEWGDLQIGRALEVLEKSGLLEDTLVIVTSDHGMPFPRVKGQIYEDGYHLPLAMRWGKGIKPGRVVEDFINVRDLAPTYLELAGLPKHEQMSGSSLAGILRSEKSGFVEDRKIMLTGKERHDLGRPNDWGYPVRAIRTPEFFYSHNYHPERWPACNPETGYGNCDDGPTKSWIVENKGLYYDLAFNYRPEEELYDMVKDPECLKNLAKEPQYAAKKQELRAKLEAMLKDEKDPRALGNEAIFDTYKYLGNRSKKGYAEWEAKQRGVPLPEAPKGKKGADE